One genomic region from Cyanobium usitatum str. Tous encodes:
- the smpB gene encoding SsrA-binding protein SmpB encodes MAKGGGKKSAKAQRDAANKLLADNRFARHQYEILETLECGLELFGTEVKSIRAGQSNLRDGFCLIRKGELQLHNVHISPHSHASAFFNHEPLRVRKLLAHRREIDKMRIALDQKGLTLIPLNLHLKGSWIKLTIGLAKGRKLHDKRHEERRKQDIKDAKAAIARL; translated from the coding sequence ATGGCCAAGGGCGGGGGCAAGAAGAGCGCTAAGGCCCAGCGCGATGCCGCCAACAAGCTGCTGGCCGACAACCGCTTTGCCAGGCATCAATACGAAATCCTGGAAACCCTGGAGTGCGGCCTGGAGCTATTTGGCACCGAGGTGAAGTCGATCCGGGCCGGGCAATCAAACCTGCGCGATGGCTTCTGCCTGATTCGCAAAGGCGAACTGCAACTGCACAACGTGCACATTTCGCCCCACAGCCATGCCAGCGCCTTTTTCAACCACGAGCCGTTGCGGGTACGCAAATTGCTGGCCCACCGCCGCGAAATTGACAAAATGCGGATTGCCTTAGATCAAAAAGGCCTCACCCTGATCCCCCTGAACCTGCACCTCAAGGGCTCCTGGATCAAGCTGACCATCGGTCTGGCCAAGGGCCGCAAGCTGCACGACAAGCGTCACGAGGAGCGGCGCAAGCAGGACATCAAGGACGCCAAGGCCGCAATCGCCCGGCTCTAA
- a CDS encoding serine/threonine protein kinase, with product MAVQAGQLIGERYRLEQRLSSAPPGEAPQGELWRASDQLATEAPMALRLLGPAIDPARARLLWGRLQGLLHPQVPRLGAAIEAQEGLWLVREWQAGRTYQLLLQARAERQLVFGAGEVLLLLRQLLPVLAVLHSQQLVHGDLSPANLLRRDSDGLPVLLDFGLVAGTAAATPGYAPPERVRVAEPEPWMDLHALGVVALVLLSGEEPARLLDPVTMAWRWPAALTAEPALQAQISRLLERQPGERFASASQALAAFQAIPMPESTGPVPRADRTVALVHPPPPAPAPAPAPAAPAEPAPEPPQPPSPQPPSPAALRSRLEEREEVAEGGVWPVVIALVLSAVVGTALGWWWLSRGRLTLPTPDAALQLPNSLPPAEVDQRQQLLNRLRAMQVDRGWFLKLVDASLLAQFPERGGRLPSDSLDDSPLRKVWNELAEEWLARVEQLPLEIRRRLGSYTNGDWERRQQALVSQGLSSAVLRQLVSGSAQSLLPGRSGADIPAEPFRQLWFAAAEQGLANVQIEAIQAQAQATQVISAQVEAGGARLFPVRLPPGYRLVLGVNGSPLMQMSVFSADGELLEAKGPLRVVSLGVQKNSPVQLLVTNEGVAPALITLSLRADPPPVEMAPVAVPEPSPPAPAAPLEPPQPDADPLPPVPPPVN from the coding sequence ATGGCGGTGCAGGCGGGTCAGTTGATCGGCGAGCGCTACCGGCTTGAGCAACGCCTTAGCTCGGCTCCGCCGGGGGAGGCACCCCAGGGGGAACTCTGGCGCGCTAGCGATCAGCTAGCCACCGAGGCGCCGATGGCTCTGCGGCTGCTGGGCCCAGCCATCGACCCGGCTCGGGCGCGCCTGCTCTGGGGCCGGCTGCAAGGGCTGCTCCATCCCCAGGTGCCCCGGCTCGGGGCGGCCATTGAGGCTCAGGAGGGTTTGTGGCTGGTGCGCGAGTGGCAGGCCGGCCGCACCTACCAACTGCTGCTGCAGGCCCGTGCCGAGCGCCAATTGGTGTTTGGTGCCGGCGAGGTGCTGCTGCTGCTGCGCCAGCTGCTGCCGGTGCTGGCCGTATTGCATAGCCAGCAGCTGGTGCACGGCGACCTCAGCCCCGCCAACCTGCTGCGCCGCGACAGCGACGGGCTGCCGGTGTTGCTCGATTTCGGCTTGGTGGCAGGCACGGCCGCCGCCACCCCGGGCTACGCCCCTCCCGAGCGGGTTCGGGTCGCCGAGCCAGAGCCCTGGATGGATCTGCATGCCCTCGGCGTGGTGGCCCTAGTGCTGCTTAGCGGCGAGGAGCCCGCCCGGCTACTGGATCCGGTCACCATGGCCTGGCGTTGGCCGGCGGCCCTCACTGCTGAACCGGCCTTGCAGGCCCAAATCAGCCGCCTGCTGGAGCGCCAGCCTGGCGAGCGCTTTGCTTCCGCTTCCCAGGCCCTGGCCGCCTTTCAGGCTATACCCATGCCAGAGAGCACCGGTCCGGTGCCCCGCGCCGACCGCACCGTCGCCCTGGTGCACCCACCACCTCCAGCACCAGCACCAGCACCTGCACCTGCAGCTCCTGCTGAACCCGCTCCGGAGCCGCCCCAGCCGCCTTCACCCCAGCCGCCTTCGCCCGCCGCCCTGCGTAGCCGCTTGGAGGAGCGCGAGGAGGTCGCTGAAGGAGGCGTCTGGCCGGTGGTGATTGCCCTGGTGCTGTCGGCCGTTGTGGGCACCGCCCTGGGCTGGTGGTGGCTGAGCCGCGGCCGCCTGACCCTGCCCACCCCCGATGCGGCCCTGCAGTTGCCCAACAGTCTGCCGCCGGCGGAGGTGGATCAGCGCCAGCAGCTGCTCAACCGGCTGCGGGCCATGCAGGTGGATCGGGGCTGGTTCTTGAAGTTGGTGGATGCCAGCCTGCTGGCCCAGTTTCCGGAGCGGGGCGGCCGCCTGCCCAGCGATTCCCTCGACGACTCCCCTCTGCGCAAGGTTTGGAATGAGCTTGCAGAGGAGTGGCTAGCTCGGGTGGAGCAACTTCCCCTCGAGATTCGGCGCCGCTTGGGTTCCTACACAAACGGCGACTGGGAGAGGCGTCAGCAGGCCCTGGTTAGCCAGGGACTCAGTTCAGCGGTGTTGCGCCAGCTGGTGTCGGGTAGTGCCCAGAGCCTGCTGCCCGGCCGCTCCGGCGCTGACATCCCGGCCGAGCCCTTTCGCCAGCTTTGGTTTGCCGCGGCGGAGCAGGGCCTGGCCAACGTGCAGATCGAGGCGATTCAGGCCCAGGCCCAGGCAACCCAGGTGATTTCAGCCCAGGTGGAGGCTGGTGGTGCCCGGCTGTTCCCGGTGCGGTTGCCGCCGGGCTATCGCCTGGTGCTGGGCGTGAACGGCTCGCCCTTGATGCAGATGAGTGTGTTTAGTGCCGATGGCGAGCTGCTGGAAGCCAAGGGGCCCCTGCGGGTTGTCAGTCTGGGGGTGCAGAAGAACTCCCCAGTGCAGCTGCTGGTGACCAACGAGGGCGTGGCGCCGGCCCTGATCACCCTGTCGTTGCGGGCCGATCCGCCCCCTGTCGAGATGGCGCCGGTGGCCGTCCCCGAACCCTCACCGCCGGCGCCGGCGGCCCCGCTAGAGCCTCCCCAGCCAGACGCCGATCCCCTGCCGCCCGTGCCACCGCCAGTGAACTGA
- a CDS encoding cysteine synthase A encodes MAGITSGFVGAVGNTPLIRLNALSEQTGCEILGKAEFMNPGGSVKDRAALGILLEAEEQGLLQPGGTVVEGTAGNTGIGLTHLCNARGYRALIVIPDTQSAEKIGLLRSLGAEVRTVPAVPYRDPNNYVRLSGRIAAETPGAVWANQFDNLANRRAHFNSTGPEIWQQTAGAVDAWVAATGTGGTYAGVALFLKQQNPAVRCVLADPHGSALHAWASRGELVSEGSSITEGIGNSRVTANLEGAPIDDAVRIDDQTALETIYQLLWQEGLFLGGSVGINVAAAVETARRLGPGHTIVTVLCDSGDRYRSRLYDAEWLAGKGLHQPLRPSLEVG; translated from the coding sequence ATGGCCGGCATCACTTCAGGGTTCGTGGGCGCCGTTGGCAACACGCCCCTGATCCGGCTCAACGCCCTGAGCGAGCAAACGGGCTGCGAGATCCTCGGCAAGGCCGAGTTCATGAATCCTGGGGGGTCTGTCAAGGACCGGGCGGCCCTAGGCATCCTGCTGGAGGCGGAGGAGCAGGGGCTGCTGCAGCCTGGAGGCACGGTGGTGGAAGGCACCGCTGGCAACACCGGCATTGGCCTCACCCACCTCTGCAACGCCCGCGGCTACCGGGCCCTGATCGTGATCCCCGACACCCAGTCGGCCGAGAAGATCGGCCTGCTGCGCAGCCTCGGCGCCGAGGTGCGCACGGTGCCGGCGGTGCCTTACCGCGACCCCAACAACTACGTGCGGCTTTCGGGTCGTATCGCCGCCGAAACGCCCGGGGCCGTGTGGGCCAACCAGTTCGACAACCTGGCCAACCGCCGCGCCCATTTCAACTCCACCGGTCCGGAGATCTGGCAGCAAACCGCTGGGGCGGTGGATGCCTGGGTGGCGGCCACTGGCACCGGCGGCACCTATGCCGGGGTTGCCCTGTTTTTGAAGCAGCAAAACCCCGCCGTGCGCTGTGTGCTGGCCGACCCCCACGGCAGCGCCTTGCACGCCTGGGCCAGCCGGGGTGAGCTGGTCAGTGAGGGAAGTTCGATTACCGAGGGGATTGGCAACAGCCGCGTTACCGCCAACCTGGAAGGTGCTCCCATCGATGATGCCGTGCGCATCGACGACCAGACCGCGCTCGAGACGATCTACCAGCTGCTGTGGCAGGAGGGCCTGTTTTTGGGCGGCTCGGTGGGCATCAACGTGGCCGCGGCGGTGGAAACGGCCCGGCGGCTTGGTCCTGGCCACACGATCGTGACCGTGTTGTGCGACAGCGGTGATCGCTACCGATCGCGGCTCTATGACGCCGAGTGGCTGGCGGGCAAGGGCTTACATCAACCCCTGCGGCCCTCGCTGGAGGTGGGCTGA
- the egtB gene encoding ergothioneine biosynthesis protein EgtB, producing the protein MGQELKARYAQVRQRSLELVAPLQPEDVCLQGMADASPPKWHLGHTTWFFEQFVLRSPVSPDAWGFLFNSYYDSVGARHPRPQRGLLSRPALAEVRAWRQRLDGALFSLLEQLEPGDPRLELVELGLQHEQQHQELLLMDLLDGFSRNPLEPAYGPEPEAAYQASVAQEPTWLQHEGGLVEIGHPGGSFHFDNEAPRHRQWLEPFALSSRLVSNGEYAAFIADGGYKRPELWMSEGWAVAQARGWLGPRYWRDGEEFSLAGRQPRRSELPVRHLSWFEADAYSRWAGARLPGEAEWELLAPELEQAFGVLWQWSASPYRPYPGFAPAAGAVGEYNGKFMSSQMVLRGSCFLTPPGHERLTYRNFYPPASRWLAAGLRLARDGG; encoded by the coding sequence ATGGGGCAAGAGCTGAAGGCGCGCTACGCGCAGGTGCGCCAACGCAGCCTCGAGCTGGTGGCACCCCTGCAGCCTGAAGACGTCTGTCTGCAGGGCATGGCCGATGCCAGCCCGCCCAAGTGGCACCTAGGCCACACCACCTGGTTTTTTGAGCAGTTTGTGCTGCGTAGCCCAGTGTCACCAGACGCCTGGGGCTTTCTTTTTAACAGCTATTACGACTCAGTAGGAGCCCGCCACCCCCGGCCCCAGCGGGGCCTGCTCAGCCGGCCGGCCCTGGCCGAGGTAAGGGCCTGGCGGCAGCGGCTGGATGGGGCCCTGTTCAGCCTGTTGGAGCAGCTGGAGCCCGGCGATCCCCGGCTGGAGCTGGTGGAACTGGGGCTGCAGCACGAGCAGCAGCACCAGGAGCTGCTGCTAATGGACCTGCTGGATGGCTTCAGCCGCAACCCGCTCGAGCCGGCATATGGCCCAGAGCCGGAGGCTGCCTATCAGGCGAGCGTTGCCCAAGAGCCCACCTGGCTGCAGCACGAGGGGGGGCTCGTGGAGATCGGCCATCCAGGTGGCAGCTTTCATTTCGACAACGAGGCGCCCAGGCACCGCCAGTGGCTCGAACCCTTTGCGCTCAGCTCCCGTTTGGTGAGCAACGGCGAATATGCAGCCTTCATTGCCGATGGCGGCTACAAGCGGCCGGAGCTGTGGATGAGCGAGGGCTGGGCAGTGGCGCAAGCCCGGGGCTGGCTGGGGCCGCGCTATTGGCGCGACGGCGAGGAATTTTCGCTGGCGGGGCGTCAGCCGCGGCGCTCCGAGCTGCCGGTGCGGCACCTGAGCTGGTTTGAAGCCGATGCCTACTCCCGCTGGGCCGGTGCCCGACTGCCGGGCGAAGCCGAATGGGAGCTGCTGGCACCAGAACTTGAACAGGCCTTCGGGGTGCTCTGGCAGTGGAGCGCCAGCCCCTACCGGCCCTATCCGGGCTTCGCGCCGGCAGCCGGGGCGGTGGGGGAATACAACGGCAAGTTCATGAGTTCCCAGATGGTGTTGCGCGGCAGCTGCTTCCTCACCCCGCCAGGCCACGAACGGCTCACCTACCGCAACTTCTATCCGCCGGCGAGCCGCTGGCTAGCCGCCGGCCTACGCCTAGCCCGCGATGGCGGCTGA
- the egtD gene encoding L-histidine N(alpha)-methyltransferase: protein MQLIDLHPEPADMRRLVIEGMARQPRQLPAWLLYDAEGSRLFEAICEQPEYGLTRTETALLEARAPELAAALGPGVLVEFGAGNARKVGPLLEALQPPAYVALDISADHLQQSCVDLQARHPAVPVLGICCDYSQLTDLPGHPLLAGQRRLGFYPGSSIGNFSPKEAEALLLQLGQLLGPGARLLIGTDQPKAMERLEAAYNDAAGVSAAFARNLLVRLNRDLEGNFEPEAFAYSARWQPEHSRIAMALVSRQAQSVQLGGEIWNFAAGEPLITEYSVKYGPEEFTALAERAGWQSVGRWSDPAGDLSLHLLVTADS from the coding sequence ATGCAACTGATCGACCTCCACCCCGAACCGGCCGACATGCGGCGGCTGGTGATCGAAGGCATGGCCCGGCAACCGCGTCAGCTGCCGGCCTGGCTGCTGTATGACGCCGAGGGCTCACGGCTGTTTGAAGCGATCTGCGAGCAGCCGGAATACGGGCTCACCCGCACCGAAACCGCCCTGCTGGAAGCGCGGGCGCCTGAGCTGGCAGCAGCGCTGGGGCCAGGGGTGCTGGTGGAGTTTGGCGCCGGCAATGCCCGCAAGGTGGGGCCCCTGCTGGAGGCGCTGCAGCCACCGGCCTACGTGGCCCTCGACATCAGCGCCGACCATCTCCAGCAAAGCTGCGTGGACCTGCAGGCACGCCACCCGGCGGTGCCCGTGCTGGGCATCTGCTGCGACTACAGCCAGCTGACGGATCTGCCGGGGCACCCGCTGTTGGCGGGGCAGCGGCGACTCGGCTTCTACCCCGGCAGTTCAATCGGCAACTTCAGCCCCAAGGAGGCCGAGGCGCTGCTGCTGCAGCTAGGCCAGCTGCTGGGCCCCGGCGCCAGGCTGCTGATCGGCACCGACCAGCCCAAAGCCATGGAGCGCCTGGAGGCCGCCTACAACGATGCCGCCGGAGTTTCAGCCGCCTTCGCCCGCAACCTGCTGGTGCGCCTCAACCGCGACCTAGAGGGCAACTTCGAACCCGAGGCCTTCGCCTACAGCGCCCGCTGGCAGCCGGAGCACAGCCGCATTGCCATGGCCCTGGTGAGCCGCCAGGCCCAGTCGGTGCAGCTGGGGGGCGAGATCTGGAATTTCGCGGCTGGAGAGCCGCTGATCACCGAGTACAGCGTCAAATACGGCCCGGAGGAATTCACCGCCCTGGCGGAACGCGCCGGCTGGCAAAGCGTCGGCCGCTGGAGCGATCCCGCCGGCGACCTATCCCTACATCTGCTGGTGACGGCAGACTCCTAA
- a CDS encoding hercynine metabolism small protein produces the protein MGREEQRTAMRQVREGLIAELEELYRGAFDRIGSQDLGEGAIARLTQLLLRSREAAITPLQQEIEAPVITTPAGQPTP, from the coding sequence ATGGGTCGAGAGGAGCAACGGACTGCCATGCGTCAGGTGCGCGAGGGCCTGATCGCCGAGCTTGAGGAGCTGTATCGAGGCGCCTTTGATCGCATCGGCAGCCAGGACCTAGGCGAGGGGGCAATCGCCCGACTCACCCAGCTGCTGCTGCGCTCCCGCGAAGCGGCGATCACGCCGCTGCAGCAGGAGATCGAGGCGCCGGTGATCACCACGCCCGCCGGCCAGCCCACCCCATGA